actttttttttaaatgagttATGAGTTCTTCTGATTATTTCGTAAAAAAccattgaaattcgaaaaaaaattacgtaaAAGGCGGAGCTTAATTCTTGTCGGAAAGTTGGAGGGTTtgttaggctccgcccatttcttggtttcaataaaattctgatttttttttgaaaatgttaaagcTTTACATTATTTAATatcatttctctattttttttttcaaaattcagttcgtttttccaaaagttttccaaaaaaaagaggatGTTTTGGtacaattttctacaaaaaaaactgaaatataggaaaatataaataatttattaaaggCACATCAAAAACCCAACAAAAGAGATCTCTATACACACACGCACAAAAACATTCACagaatgccaaaaaaaatcgatatttcttgCAGATTCGTCGAATTCTAATGGGAACTGAAACGACGTCTAAAATGAGAATGAGCCAACAATTCGACAAGCGGCTTGGTCCATTGGTTTCGGATACTCAATATGGTTAGATATGCTCATATTTCTGCGGTAGAACACCTGCCGGAGCACCCGGATAAATGATAAATAGTGAAAGTTGCAGAATCGAGATGACCGTTGCGATGACGTTTGGCACCTGCAAGGATAACGggtttttgttggaaatgataatttgtttgtttttgaaagttcaattatttttaaagctcgtgtgtaataatttttttagttcatgaaaaaaatgtttttaaacacttttaaaatgaaaacgatACATCATTTTTCGACTTCGACAGGgttctctgaaattcaaaaaaagtgtaaaattaGCCATTTTAGcataaattttacattttccaaaaaaacacatttttcgaaaactacagttttgtatttttcgacaaaaaaaaaagaataaccCAATTACCAATATCACAATATCGTCAACGATATATCCATAAAACATCCATTGAAGACACACGACGAAACACGCGACACATAACGGCAACGGAAGAGATTCACTGGATTTGTTACGGACcacctgaaaaaagtttggaatgaaaatttcaagtgtCTAATTTGGGTTTGATCTTcgagaattgcgggaatttggCTTAAACCAACAATTCCCgcatttattgtagatcaaagcgTGATGgaacagcctggcaccacgtacGCAAAAGAATACCGTATTACCTCTATCAGtgtcccaaaaaaaatcaattacctTTCCAATATCGAATAACGGCGCCGCCACACTgcaaatattcagaaaaatgcaataattgCCGACATATGTCGTTTTTGTGAGATGACTATTTGTTGAATGAGCCACCCAATAGACGACGATTCCGATGATTCCAAGTTCAATACTGATCACTTTATTCAGGAAACGCTGAAAATGATGTTTATAATTCAGATTTGCTTGCAAAAGTGGCGGCTTTTCGAAATGTTTATTCGAAAAACgggagaaaaaattcaattttcgattttttctaatatttctaatttttcatttttttcaaattaaactttctcccaaaaatcaaaattaccagagaatgcgtattgggcaacatatttgacgcgcaaaatatttcgcagcgaaaactacagtaattttttaaaatgactactgtagcgcttgtgtcgatttacgagctcaACTTTCGAAACCAATaactaaaataattgatttatcgatagaatattaaaattaggcaacaaaaaaataaatattgctGTCACTAtaagaaattcatttcaaacaatcgagcccgtaaatcgacacaaacaCTACAGTattcatttaaagaattactgtagttttcgctacgagatatttattttgcgcgtcaaatatagTGTGCAATACGCATACTCAGGTTttagtgttcccgtaataattCTAACTTACCCGATTTCTTGTCATGTAGTAAAAGTACATAAGATAACACGCCTGAAGAAAACAGCCGATTCCGTTGCAATaagtgatgacgtcatcatcttTTAGAAGACCGTATTGAATGAATAATCCACATGACAAGaatgctgaaattttggaaattcgaaatttcagcttttttgtGGGAAATGGAACAACTTACACAAAAGAAATGGGGCGGGGCTTGTTCCTTCCGACGAGCCACGTGTCTTGATGCGATGGCAAATTTGGAGGCCGCACAGGAAGAAAGCTGGAAGAGTTTTTCCTGATTTAAGTTGTTTCGCCGtcaaaaaatcctaaattacGCGCaatgggtcccaccacgaacaATAGTTTTTCACCTACCGTACTCGCAAgtacgaaaaaaagttttaaatgaaCTGAACTTTTCTtcgatatttaaattttttgtgaaatttttaattaaatattttttaaaaaggcaTAGGCAATTAGAGATGAATCGCGAATCTACCGTACTAGGGGGTACGGTAGACAAAACGTTTCAGTCGTGCCAGGACATTGATTCACTTGTGGCCTAGGAAACacgatggccgagtttttgttttttctaggc
The nucleotide sequence above comes from Caenorhabditis elegans chromosome III. Encoded proteins:
- the swt-4 gene encoding Sugar transporter SWEET (Partially confirmed by transcript evidence); this encodes MPSETDDFLLSNYTEKINMTTSLGQTILPYLSFTALSSTVAFFLCGLQICHRIKTRGSSEGTSPAPFLLSFLSCGLFIQYGLLKDDDVITYCNGIGCFLQACYLMYFYYMTRNRRFLNKVISIELGIIGIVVYWVAHSTNSHLTKTTYVGNYCIFLNICSVAAPLFDIGKVVRNKSSESLPLPLCVACFVVCLQWMFYGYIVDDIVILVPNVIATVISILQLSLFIIYPGAPAGVLPQKYEHI
- the swt-4 gene encoding Sugar transporter SWEET (Confirmed by transcript evidence), with the translated sequence MTTSLGQTILPYLSFTALSSTVAFFLCGLQICHRIKTRGSSEGTSPAPFLLSFLSCGLFIQYGLLKDDDVITYCNGIGCFLQACYLMYFYYMTRNRRFLNKVISIELGIIGIVVYWVAHSTNSHLTKTTYVGNYCIFLNICSVAAPLFDIGKVVRNKSSESLPLPLCVACFVVCLQWMFYGYIVDDIVILVPNVIATVISILQLSLFIIYPGAPAGVLPQKYEHI